catggggcacccgggcgtccgggcccagatgttcattggtgacccgggcgtccgggcccagatgttcattggtGACCCGGGCGTctgggcccagatgttcatggggcacccgggcgtccgggcccagatgttcatggggcacccgggcgtccgggcccagatgttcattggtGACCCGGGCGTctgggcccagatgttcatggggcacCTGGGGTGTCTGGGCAGCCCCAGGCCCCCCCACATCCCTCATTAACCCTCATTAACCCTCATTAACCCGCGTTAACCCGCGTTAACCCGCTAACCCGCCTGGTTAAAGGGACGCTAACGAACTTAACCGCCCCCTAAACCGCGCTTTAACCCTTTGAGTGCTGCCGCCCCCCCGGGCCCTAAACCAGCATAAACGAAGCTAAAACCCGCATAATAACTGCACTAATTAGCGATACTAATTAGCGCCGatggcggggcggggcgtgcACGAGCGCCGTGCGTGCACGAGGGCGGTGCGTGCACGAGCGCCGTGCGTGCACGAGGGCGGTGCGTGCACGAGGGCCGGGCGTGCACGAGGGCGGTGTGTGCACGAGGGCCGGGCGTACACGGGAGCCGCCCCGTGCACCAGCCGCCCCTCCCCGGCCTCGCACGCCCTCGCAcgccccagccccactcagGCAGGatccctcccccctgccccccccttccccagccccagatGATCCAAAAGCGGCTGAATTGAGCCCAAACTGAGCCCCCGGCGCAGCTCAGAGGGTTAAAGGGGCCGGGAGGGCGTTGGGGTCCCTTTAACTGCCCCCacccggggggggaggggagatggggggaggggagagaggcggggggggaggggggcaccgggggagggcggggtgtgtgtgcgtgtgtgcacgGCTGCTCCTCGTGCGATGCACACGCGGCCCTTGTGCAACGCACGCTGCAGCCCTCGTGCCAGGCAGGCGTGGGCCGTCGCCGTGCCTCGCCATGCGGGCAAGCACGTGTGTCTGCGGGCATGTTTGGGGCGTGTCCGGGTGCGTCCGCGGGCGTGTCCGCGAGCGTGTTTGGGCGTGTCTGGGTGTGTCCGTGGGCGTGCCTGTAGGTGTGTTTGGGCGTGTCTGTGGGCGTGTCCGCGGGAGTGTTTGGGCGTGTCTGCGGATGTATCTGGACGTGTGTTTGGGCGTGTCCGTGGGTGTGTTTGGGCGTGTCCATGGGCGTGTCTGTGGGCGTGTGTTTGGACGTGTCCGTGAGCGTGTCCGCGGGCATGTTTGGGTGTGTCTGCAGGTGTGTCCGGGCACGTGTCTGGGCGTGTCTGGGCGTGTCAGCGGGCGTGTCAGCGGGCGTGTCTGGGCGTGTCAGCAGGCGTGTCAGCAGGTGTGTCTGGGCGTGTCGGCGGATGTGTCGGCAGGTGTGTCTGGGTGTGTCAGCGGGCGTGTCTGGGCATGTCTGGGTGTGTCAGCAGGTGTGTCAGTGGGCGTGTCTGGGCGTGTCTGGGTGTGTCAGCAGGTGTGTCAGTGGGCGTGCCTGGGCGTGTCGGCGGGCGTCGGCGGGCGTGCCTGGGCGTGTCGCGGGCGTGCCCCGTGCGCGGGCGGGGCGTGCGACAGGCTCTGTCCCCCCCCAGGCCGCCAGCTCACCATCTTCAACAGCCAGGCGGCCGTGCGGGTGGGGGGCCGGGACCGCGGCCGCCCCTTCCAGGGGCAGCTCTCGGGGCTCTACTACAACGGGCTGAAGCTGCTGGCGCTGGCGGCCGAGGGGCACCCGCGGGTGCGGCTGGAGGGGGACCTGCGCCTGGTgggggagccccccccgccccccgccccgcccggcgccacccccgccccccccgacATGGCCACCACCATCATGGAGACCACcaccaccatggccaccaccaccacccgcCGCGGGCGGTCGCCCACCCTCCGCGACACCGTCGCgcaggtgggggggggcggggggggaatgggggggttggggagaattgggggaggggaaatgggggaggggcagtgggggggttggggagaaATGGGAGGGGGGAAATGGCAGGAaacttggggggaggggggaggggggctcgagggctgggggagaaaacgggggggtggggtaaatagggaggagggggctcagggggggtgagggggtggaGCAGGGCGGGGTTGGgggaatgggggtggggggcgcgggggcggggtccctcgggggtcgggggggggaggggaggacgCCGGACGCCTGGGTGccggtggggggggaggggcggcgggcgtacgggtgacaccccccccccccccacgcgcccccccccccccccccccagaacaCGGACGACCTGCTGGTGGCCTCGGCCGAGTGCCCGAGCGACGACGAGGACCTGGAGGAGTGTGAGCCCGGCACAGGTGGGTGCTCCTCCGCGGGGGCGCCCCGGGCACACGCGCGTGCAACGCGCCCTCGCACGCCCGCCCGGGGctcgcccccccgcccccgcccccccccgacGCGCTcacacaccacccccaccccccaccccacccccccagcggCAGTGAACCCCCTCGCACGCgcggtggggggcgggggggggggggggctggggcacgCGCGTGTGCCTGCCGGCGCGTCCCCGCGGGCGTGCGCGGGCCCCGGCTCACGCACAGACATAGACACGCAGGAAGGCGCGCGGCTGCACGCGCGTGTGCGCGCGGCTGCACTGGCACGCACGCACAAGGGCTGCCCACGCACGCGCTCGTGCGCGCACACGCGTGCCGAGGCGCCCACGCGCGCGCCAGAGCGGCTCACGCGCCTGTGTGTGCACGCGCAAGCACACGCACTCGTGCGCACAGAAAGGCACGTGGCTGCGCACACAGGCGCACACGCCAACGTCCCCCAGCTGTACACACACGTGCACAattgcacacgcgtgtgcacagCAGCTGCTCACACACGTGCGTGTGCGCAGGGGAGAGCAGCTCACACGCACACGTGACCAACCGCTGCTCACACGCCTGCACACGCACGCGCACTCACACGTGCCCTCGCACGCCCCCCGCGCACACCCGCCCCGTGCACACGCGcccgcgccccccaccccgcacgCGGCTCCGCCCCTCACACGCCTGCACACGCGTGTTCCCCACCCCGCGGCGCACACGCGTGTACCCCCGGGGGCCCCGTGCAAGCCCCGCCCCCTCGCCCTGCCCTCGCCCACTTCAAGCCCTTGGCCCCGCCccgacggacggacggacggacggacggacagggAGGGGACCCCGGTGCCACCCCGCGTGCGAGGCCGTCGCAcgcccgctgccgccgcccggGGCCTCGGGCGaggacccccccctccccccccgcgtCGCACGGGGCTCTGCCGAGCCCGGAcgcccgggaccccccagcacccacgggtGTCCCCCGGACCCCCgggtgccccccagcacccctgggtcccccccggacccccgggtgcccccccagcacccacgtGACCCCGAGGAGGGGAGGGGCGGCAGCGGTCGGGGGGAGCAGGggatgggaggagagggggacggacggacagacggacggacggactgacGGACGGACAGACGATGGACAGATGACGGATAAAGGGGGGGAACGGATGGAGGATGGACGGACGGCGGATGGATCCGTGGATGGACGGACGGATGCAGGATGGAGGgacggatggacggatggaCGAACAGCCGTGTgatggatggacggacagacggaTGGATGGAAGGACGGATGGACGACGGATGGGCGGATTGTCAGGCAGATGGGGGATGGATGGAAGGACGGACAGATGGACAGATGGCAGAAGGATGGATGGAAGAACGGATGGGTGGTGGATGGATTCATGGACGGAAggacagacggacagacagaTGGAGGATGGATGGAAGGATGGGTGGAGGAAGCACGGACGGAAGGACGGACGGgtgatggatggatggacagacagacggatGGAGAAGTTCAAGGCTGGACAGATGGACGGAGGGCAGATGGACGGACAGACAGGTTCAAGGGCAGAGGGCTGGATCTGAGGCTGAACAGACGCGCGGATGGACACATGCCTGgatggacggacagacagaGGGACTCAAGGCTGGATGGACACGTGGGTAGACTCAGGGACAGATGGACAGATGGACGGACAGACGCAGGGACGGATGGgcagacggacggacggacggactcAGGGACAGATGGGCAGACGGACGGACAGACGCAGGGACAGATGGGCagatggacggacggacggactcAGGGACAGATGGGCAGACGGACGGATTGAATCAGGGACATGTGGGCagatggacggacggacggacggactcAGGGACAGATGGGCAGACGGACGGACGGATGGACACAGGGACAGATGGACGGATGGACGGACACAGGGCCAGATGGGCGGGCGGGCGGACGGACGGACTCAGGGACGgatggacggacagacggacacaGGGACAGATGGGCagatggacggacggacggactcAGGGACAGATGGACGGAGAGACGGACACAGGGACGGATGGGCagatggacggacggacggactcAGGGACGgatggacggacagacggacacaGGGCCAGATGGGCagatggacggacggacggactcAGGGACAgatggacggacagacggacacaGGGACGGATGGGCagatggacggacggacggactcAGGGACGGATGGACGGACAGACGCAGGGACGGATGGgcagacggacggacggacggactcAGGGACGgatggacggacagacggacacaGGGACGGATGGgcagacggacggacggacggactcAGGGACAgatggacggacagacggacacaGGGACGGATGGGCagatggacggacggacggactcAGGGACAGATGTCTGGATACGAGGCTGAACGGACACACGGATGGTTCAAGGATGGATTTAGGGATGCTGGACGGACACGGGGAGGGTCggatggacagacagatgggCCCAAGGCTGGATGGACACATGGACAGACAGATGGCTTCAGGGATGGATGCGTGTGAGGCTGGATgggcggacggacggacggacggagtCAAGGGTGGACGGACACACGGACAGGTGGGTGGATTGAAGGACGGATGGGCTGAGGGGCAGACAGACGGACGCGAGGGTGGCTGGCGGGCTGGAGTCAAGgctggatggagggatggacagacaCAAGGACGGGGTGGATTCAAGGACAGATGGACACGAAGATGGACACACGGACGCTGGATCGACAGCTGACGGATGGACGTAGGGATGACACGGACAGATGGATCCAAGGCTGGATGGGAGCGTGGATAGATTTCAGGAGGGACGGACTGACGGACAGACGGCTGGACAGATGGACGGATGTGAGGGGGGATGTAAGGATGCATGGctggacggacggacggacagataGTTGGGAGATGGGGGCAGGATTTAAGGATGGATCCGAGGCGGGCTGGCTGGACAGACAGATGGACTCAGGGCTGGCGGCTGCAATCAAGGACGGGTTGgtggatggacagacagacggatGGGCTCACGGCTGGGTTCAGGCTTCATGCCTGGACTCagggatggatggacagacaattggatggacagatggatggatggacggatggatggatggatggatggatggatggatggatggatggagggatggatggatggatggacggatggatggatggatggatggatggatggatggatggatggatggatggatggagggatggagggatggagggttggatggatggatggatggatggatggacggatggatggatggatggatggatggatggatggatggatggacggatggatggacggatggatggatggatggatggatggatggatggagggatggagggatggagggatggagggttggatggatggatggatggatggagggatggatggatggatggatggatggatggatggatggagggatggatggatggatggagggatggatggatggagggatggatggagggatggagggatggatggagggatggatggatggagggatggatggagggatggagggatggatggatggatggagggatggagggttggatggatggatggatggatggatggagggagggatggatggatggatggagggatggatggagggttggatggatggatggatggagggatggatggatggatggatggatggatggatggatggatggatggatggagggatggatggatggagggatggatggatggatggagggatggatggatggagggatggatggagggatggagggttggatggatggatggatggatggatggatggatggagggatggatggatggagggatggatggatggatggagggatggatggatggagggatggacggagggatggagggatggatggatggatggagggatggagggttggatggatggatggatggatggatggagggagggatggatggatggatggagggatggatggagggttggatggatggagggatggagggttggatggatggatggatggatggatggatggatggatggagggagggatggatggatggatggatggatggagggatggatggatggatggagggatggagggttggatggatggatggatggatggatggagggagggatggatggatggatggagggatggatggatggatggatggatggagggatggagggttggatggatggatggatggatggatggatggagggatggatggagggatggagggatggatggatggatggagggatggatggatggatggagggatggagggttggatggatggatggagggatggatggatggatggagggatggagggttggatggatggatggagggatggatggatggatggatggatggatggatggatggatggatggatggatggatggatggatggacggatggatggatggacggatggagggagggatggatggatggatggatggatggagggatggatggagggatggatggatggatggatggatggatggatggatggatggatggatggagggatggatggatggatggatggatggatggatggatggatggatggatggagggatggatggatggatggatggatggatggatggatggatggagggatggatggatggatggatggatggatggatggagggatggatggatggatggatggatggacggatggatggatggatggatggatggatggatggacagatggatggatggatggatggatggatggacggatggatggatggatggatggacggatggatggatggatggatggatggacggatggatggatggacagatggatggatggatggatggatggatggacggatggatggatggatggagggatggatggatggacggatggatggatggacggatggatggatggatggacggatggatggacggatggatggatggatggacggatggatggatggatggatggatggatggatggatggatggatggatggatggatggaggcatggatggatggatggatggatggatggatggatggatggatggatggatggatggatggatggatggacggatggagggatggatggatggagggatggatggagggatggatggagggatggatggacagatggatggacggatggagggatggatggatggatggatggatggatggatggatggatggatggatggacggatggagggacggatggagggatggatggagggatggatggacggatggagggatggatggatggatggatggatggatggatggatggatggatggacggatggatggacagatggatggacggatggagggacggatggagggatggatggagggatggatggacggatggagggatggatggatggatggatggatggatggatggatggatggatggatggacggatggatggacggatggagggatggatggatggatggatggatggatggatggagggatggatggagggatggatggacagatggatggacggatggagggatggatggatggatggatggagggatggatggagggatggatggatggatggagggacggatggatggacggatggatggatggatggatggatggatggagggatggagggatggacggatggatggatggatggatggatggagggatggatggagggatggatggatggatggatggatggagggatggatgggtggatggatggatggatggacggatggatggatggatggatggatggatggatggatggatggatggatggatggtcggacggatggatggatggatggatggacggatggatggatggatggatggatggatggatggatggatggatggatggtcggatggatggatggacggacggatggagggatggatggatggatggacggacggatggatggatggatggatggatggatggatggacagatggatggatggtcggacggatggatggatggatggatggatggatggatggatggatggatggatggatggatggtcggatggatggatggacggacggatggagggatggatggatggatggacggacggatggatggatggatggatggatggatggatggacagatggatggatggatggatggatggatggatggacagatggatggatggtcggacggatggatggatggatggatggatggatggatggacggatggatggatggatggatggatggatggatggacggagggacggatggagggatggatggatggatggacggacggatggatggacagatggacgGAGGGACGGATGGTcggatggacggacggacggatggatggatggatggatggacggatggacggatggatggatggacagatggacgGAGGGACGGATGGtcggatggacggatggatggatggatggattgatggatggagggatggatggatggatggagggatggatggatggatggatggacggacggatggatggatggatggacggatggattgatggatggagggatggatggatggatggagggatggatggatggatggatggacggacggatggatggatggatggacggatggatgaatggatggatggatggatggatggatggatggatggatggatggatgggagatggatggatggatggatggatggatggatggagggatggatggaggaatggatggatggaaggatggatggatggatggatggagggatggatggatggatggacggatggacggacggatggatggatggatggatggatggacggatggatggatggacggatggatggatgg
Above is a genomic segment from Phalacrocorax carbo chromosome 32, bPhaCar2.1, whole genome shotgun sequence containing:
- the LOC135310298 gene encoding serine-aspartate repeat-containing protein D-like gives rise to the protein MDGRRMDPWMDGRMQDGGTDGRMDEQPCDGWTDRRMDGRTDGRRMGGLSGRWGMDGRTDRWTDGRRMDGRTDGWWMDSWTEGQTDRQMEDGWKDGWRKHGRKDGRVMDGWTDRRMEKFKAGQMDGGQMDGQTDSGTDGQMDGQTQGRMGRRTDGRTQGQMGRRTDRRRDRWADGRTDGLRDRWADGRIESGTCGQMDGRTDGLRDRWADGRTDGHRDRWTDGRTQGQMGGRADGRTQGRMDGQTDTGTDGQMDGRTDSGTDGRRDGHRDGWADGRTDGLRDGWTDRRTQGQMGRWTDGRTQGQMDGQTDTGTDGQMDGRTDSGTDGRTDAGTDGQTDGRTDSGTDGRTDGHRDGWADGRTDGLRDRWTDRRTQGRMGRWTDGRTQGQMSGYEAERTHGWFKDGFRDAGRTRGGSDGQTDGPKAGWTHGQTDGFRDGCV